The following are encoded in a window of Thiohalobacter sp. IOR34 genomic DNA:
- the glp gene encoding gephyrin-like molybdotransferase Glp: MNDRNDHNPSGLLSVDEARSRIFDMLRPIRGDEQLAIRSALGRVLAEPVISGIDVPPYANSAMDGYALRAADLPAEGTATLKLIGRAMAGAPFEGRVGAGECVRIMTGAKLPDGADTVLMQERVEAEGEQVRINAGHRPGENVRHPGEDMAVGQTVLEPGRRLTPADLGVLASLGIPEVRVRRRLRVAFFSTGDELVSLGQPLGEGQIYDSNRYTLYGMLQRCGAELLDMGVIPDRREAVRRAFQDAMSQADVVITSGGVSVGEADYVKQTLDELGEVHVWRMAMKPGKPLAVGRLGEATFFGLPGNPVSAMATFYQFVQPALERLGGATPGEPLVLKIPTATDLKKSPGRLEYQRGVLARDAHGNWTVTSSGRQGSHVLTSMSRANCFVILPAKSAGAKAGELVDVQPFAGLI, translated from the coding sequence ATGAACGACCGCAACGACCACAACCCCTCCGGCCTGCTCTCCGTCGACGAGGCCCGCAGCCGGATCTTCGACATGCTCCGCCCCATCCGCGGCGACGAACAGCTGGCGATCCGCAGCGCCCTCGGCCGGGTGCTGGCCGAGCCGGTGATCTCCGGCATCGACGTGCCGCCCTACGCCAATTCGGCCATGGACGGTTACGCCCTGCGCGCTGCCGACCTGCCGGCGGAGGGCACGGCCACCCTGAAGCTGATCGGTCGCGCCATGGCCGGTGCCCCCTTCGAGGGGCGGGTCGGGGCCGGCGAATGCGTGCGCATCATGACCGGCGCCAAGCTGCCGGACGGCGCCGACACCGTGCTGATGCAGGAACGGGTCGAGGCCGAGGGTGAGCAGGTGCGGATCAACGCCGGCCACCGGCCCGGCGAGAACGTCCGTCATCCCGGCGAGGACATGGCCGTCGGCCAGACGGTGCTGGAACCCGGGCGGCGACTGACCCCCGCCGACCTGGGGGTGCTGGCCTCGCTGGGCATCCCCGAGGTGCGGGTGCGGCGACGGCTGCGTGTCGCCTTCTTCTCCACCGGCGACGAGCTGGTCAGCCTCGGCCAGCCGCTGGGCGAGGGACAGATCTATGACAGCAACCGCTACACCCTCTACGGCATGCTGCAACGCTGCGGTGCCGAGCTGCTGGACATGGGTGTCATCCCCGACCGGCGCGAGGCGGTACGCCGCGCCTTCCAGGACGCCATGAGCCAGGCCGACGTGGTGATCACCTCCGGCGGCGTGTCGGTCGGCGAGGCCGACTACGTCAAGCAGACCCTGGACGAGCTGGGCGAGGTGCACGTCTGGCGCATGGCGATGAAGCCCGGCAAGCCGCTGGCCGTCGGCCGCCTCGGCGAGGCGACCTTCTTCGGTCTGCCCGGCAACCCGGTGTCGGCCATGGCCACCTTCTACCAGTTCGTGCAGCCGGCGCTGGAACGCCTCGGCGGTGCCACCCCCGGCGAGCCCCTGGTGCTGAAGATCCCCACCGCCACCGACCTGAAGAAGAGCCCGGGACGCCTGGAGTACCAGCGCGGGGTGCTGGCGCGCGACGCCCACGGCAACTGGACGGTGACCAGCAGCGGACGCCAGGGCTCGCATGTCCTGACCTCCATGAGCCGCGCCAACTGCTTCGTCATCCTGCCCGCCAAATCGGCAGGGGCCAAGGCCGGCGAGCTGGTCGACGTGCAGCCCTTCGCCGGCCTGATCTGA
- the lon gene encoding endopeptidase La produces the protein MSDDSSPREPELIDAEDEVTASGELARAGDVLPSTLYVLPVNERPFFPAQSVPVLMNEEPWIETIAAIGENPPHVVALVMADGPDGEIPAPDQFHRIGTVVRVHHPMRSGGKIQFIAEGLQRMRIREWLSDRPPYLVRAEYPDDILDDEEQLRAYGIAIINTLKELVPMNPLYSEELKFFLNRFNPNEPAALTDFAASLTTAAGSELQDVLETLSVLERMKKVLVLIKKELEVAKLQTQIREQVEKRMTEQQRKFFLREQLKEIQKELGIAKDDRTADIERFEARLKDLELPEQARERIDDELHKLSVLESGSPEYAVTRNYLDWLTAFPWGRHSTDNLDLRHAREVLDRDHDGLDDVKARIIEFLAVGALKGEVAGSILLLVGPPGVGKTSIGHSVAAALDRKFYRFSLGGMRDEAEIKGHRRTYVGAMPGKFVQALKEVGVANPVIMLDEIDKIGASYTGDPASALLEVLDPEQNSAFLDHYLDLRIDLSKVLFICTANQLDTIPRPLLDRMEVIRLSGYITEEKLQIAKHHLWPKLLDQSGLKRGQLQISDAAIRRIIENYAREAGVRNLEKQLKKIIRKAAVGFVEGRNQRLRVGVGQVEDYLGKAVFGRERPMSGLGIVTGLAWTPLGGATLNIEATLVHTKNRGFKLTGQLGEVMRESAEIAYSYIASHLRPFGGDPAFFDQAFVHLHVPEGATPKDGPSAGITMASALLSLARKERIRRPLAMTGELTLTGQVLPVGGIREKVIAARRNRVFELILPDANRGDFEELPDYIREGMTVHFVKRYPQVVDLIFGGK, from the coding sequence ATGAGCGACGACAGCAGCCCGCGTGAACCCGAACTGATCGACGCCGAGGACGAAGTCACCGCCAGCGGCGAACTGGCCCGCGCCGGCGACGTCCTGCCCAGCACCCTCTACGTGCTGCCGGTCAACGAACGGCCGTTCTTTCCGGCACAGAGTGTCCCCGTGCTGATGAACGAGGAGCCCTGGATCGAGACCATCGCCGCCATCGGCGAGAACCCGCCTCACGTGGTCGCCCTGGTGATGGCCGACGGCCCCGATGGCGAAATCCCGGCACCGGACCAGTTCCACCGCATCGGCACCGTGGTCCGCGTCCATCACCCGATGCGCAGCGGCGGCAAGATCCAGTTCATCGCCGAGGGCCTGCAGCGCATGCGCATTCGCGAATGGCTGAGCGACCGGCCACCCTACCTGGTGCGGGCCGAATACCCCGATGACATCCTCGACGACGAGGAACAGCTCCGCGCCTATGGCATCGCCATCATCAACACCCTGAAAGAACTGGTACCGATGAACCCGCTGTACAGCGAGGAGCTGAAGTTCTTTCTCAACCGCTTCAACCCCAACGAGCCCGCGGCCCTGACCGATTTCGCCGCCAGCCTGACCACCGCCGCCGGCAGCGAACTGCAGGACGTGCTGGAGACCCTCTCCGTGCTGGAGCGCATGAAGAAGGTGCTGGTGCTGATCAAGAAGGAACTGGAGGTCGCCAAGCTGCAGACCCAGATCCGCGAGCAGGTCGAGAAGCGGATGACCGAGCAGCAGCGCAAGTTCTTCCTGCGCGAGCAGCTCAAGGAGATCCAGAAGGAACTGGGCATCGCCAAGGACGACCGCACCGCCGACATCGAGCGCTTCGAGGCGCGGCTGAAGGATCTCGAGCTGCCGGAGCAGGCCCGCGAACGCATCGACGACGAGCTGCACAAGCTCTCGGTACTGGAGTCCGGCTCCCCCGAATACGCGGTGACGCGCAACTATCTCGACTGGCTGACCGCCTTCCCCTGGGGCCGCCACTCCACGGACAACCTCGATCTGCGGCACGCCCGCGAGGTGCTGGACCGCGACCACGACGGACTGGACGACGTCAAGGCGCGGATCATCGAGTTCCTCGCCGTGGGCGCCCTGAAGGGCGAGGTGGCCGGCTCCATCCTGCTGCTGGTCGGCCCGCCCGGCGTCGGCAAGACCTCCATCGGTCATTCGGTGGCGGCGGCGCTGGACCGCAAGTTCTATCGCTTCAGCCTGGGCGGCATGCGCGACGAGGCCGAGATCAAGGGCCACCGCCGCACCTATGTCGGCGCCATGCCCGGCAAGTTCGTGCAGGCACTGAAGGAGGTGGGGGTGGCCAACCCGGTGATCATGCTCGACGAGATCGACAAGATCGGCGCCTCCTACACGGGCGATCCGGCCTCGGCGCTGCTCGAGGTGCTGGACCCCGAGCAGAACAGCGCCTTCCTCGACCATTACCTGGATCTGCGTATCGACCTGTCAAAGGTGCTGTTCATCTGCACCGCCAACCAGCTCGACACCATCCCCCGGCCGCTGCTGGACCGCATGGAGGTGATCCGCCTCTCCGGCTACATCACCGAGGAGAAGCTGCAGATCGCCAAGCACCACCTCTGGCCCAAGCTGCTCGACCAGTCGGGCCTGAAGCGTGGCCAGTTGCAGATCAGCGACGCGGCAATCCGCCGCATCATCGAGAACTATGCCCGCGAGGCCGGGGTGCGCAACCTGGAGAAACAGCTGAAGAAGATCATCCGCAAGGCGGCGGTGGGCTTCGTCGAGGGCCGCAACCAGCGACTGCGGGTCGGCGTCGGCCAGGTGGAGGACTATCTGGGCAAGGCGGTATTCGGCCGCGAACGGCCGATGAGCGGCCTGGGGATCGTCACCGGTCTGGCCTGGACACCGCTCGGCGGCGCCACCCTGAACATCGAGGCCACCCTGGTGCACACCAAGAACCGTGGCTTCAAGCTCACCGGCCAGCTGGGCGAGGTGATGCGCGAATCGGCGGAGATCGCCTACAGCTACATCGCCAGCCACCTCAGGCCCTTCGGCGGCGATCCGGCCTTCTTCGACCAGGCCTTCGTCCACCTGCACGTGCCGGAGGGCGCCACCCCCAAGGACGGCCCCTCGGCCGGCATCACCATGGCCAGCGCCCTGCTGTCACTGGCGCGCAAGGAACGCATCCGCCGGCCGCTGGCCATGACCGGGGAACTGACCCTCACCGGCCAGGTCCTGCCGGTCGGCGGCATCCGCGAGAAGGTCATCGCCGCGCGCCGCAACCGGGTCTTCGAACTGATCCTGCCCGATGCCAACCGCGGCGACTTCGAGGAGCTGCCGGACTACATTCGCGAGGGCATGACGGTGCACTTCGTCAAGCGCTATCCGCAGGTGGTGGACCTCATCTTCGGCGGGAAATAA
- the trxA gene encoding thioredoxin translates to MATVKLTKENFEETITNNDFVIIDFWAPWCGPCKNFAPIFEEVSEKYPDIVFAKVNTEDEPELAAHFQIRSIPTLMIFRDQIIIFSQPGMLPANAFEELIGKAKELDMDQVRKDIAEQQQNA, encoded by the coding sequence GTGGCGACCGTCAAGCTGACCAAAGAGAACTTTGAAGAGACCATCACCAACAACGATTTCGTGATCATCGATTTCTGGGCACCCTGGTGCGGACCCTGCAAGAACTTCGCGCCCATCTTCGAGGAGGTCTCGGAAAAGTATCCGGACATCGTCTTCGCCAAGGTGAACACCGAGGACGAGCCAGAGCTGGCCGCCCACTTCCAGATCCGTTCCATCCCCACCCTGATGATCTTCCGCGATCAGATCATCATCTTCTCCCAGCCCGGCATGCTGCCGGCCAACGCCTTCGAGGAACTGATCGGCAAGGCGAAGGAGCTGGACATGGATCAGGTACGCAAGGACATCGCCGAGCAGCAGCAGAACGCCTGA
- a CDS encoding diguanylate cyclase, with protein MTESDSLESGAAKKLLRLLAALRQSQAGAVIYRQVERMLLDMTESHRQVEQAYAGIVNALLDVYAQHLHEGSPLQVQVKVLAARLQPPLSVSDLSALRDYIDVYVDQLSLQEDFSEAAFRQALQPLFQAFGLDVAGEPLPAESPPPAEAVATPSTAPQPVAAPPEEAPAEAMSAEPEAGSPAPATLRRAAEPVGVTGEAMPGGEDEQQLEVRRQDIQQLREGLAHQVLDTISQNQEFGVLLEVVLNELHQAGRISEIEDLRWTLIREIERLMAGHHELADKLDQTHQYLQVVELDSRQLSDELSRVRLLSLTDELTGLSNRRAFLRRLEDEVARVQRYGFPLSLALIDLDKFKSINDQYGHAAGDEVLRVYAKNILSIFRHHDLVARYGGEEFAVLLPNTDTEGATRALNKVKERCAETRWQLNGLALPVPTFSAGLAFYKPGETSSAFIERVDKALYRAKRLGRDRIELDLTYQVEGEKPEAKEQGGDGK; from the coding sequence GTGACTGAATCAGACTCCTTAGAGTCGGGCGCAGCGAAGAAGCTGCTGCGGCTGCTGGCAGCCCTGCGCCAGTCGCAAGCCGGTGCCGTCATCTATCGCCAGGTCGAGCGCATGTTGCTCGACATGACGGAGTCGCATCGGCAGGTCGAGCAGGCCTATGCCGGAATCGTCAATGCCCTGCTCGACGTCTATGCCCAGCACCTCCATGAGGGTTCGCCGTTGCAGGTCCAGGTGAAGGTGTTGGCGGCGCGCCTGCAGCCGCCGCTGTCCGTCTCCGATCTCAGCGCCCTGCGCGACTACATCGATGTCTACGTCGACCAGCTCTCGCTGCAGGAGGATTTCAGCGAGGCGGCCTTCCGCCAGGCATTGCAGCCGCTGTTCCAGGCTTTTGGTCTGGATGTGGCCGGCGAGCCGCTGCCGGCCGAATCACCGCCGCCAGCCGAGGCGGTGGCCACGCCGAGTACGGCGCCGCAACCGGTGGCCGCGCCGCCCGAAGAAGCGCCGGCCGAGGCCATGAGCGCCGAGCCCGAGGCCGGCTCGCCCGCGCCGGCGACGCTGCGTCGGGCAGCGGAACCGGTCGGCGTGACCGGCGAGGCCATGCCGGGAGGGGAAGACGAGCAACAGCTGGAGGTCCGGCGCCAGGACATCCAGCAGCTGCGCGAGGGGCTGGCCCACCAGGTGCTGGACACCATCAGCCAGAACCAGGAATTCGGCGTGCTGCTCGAGGTGGTGCTCAACGAACTGCACCAGGCGGGGCGGATCAGCGAGATCGAGGATCTGCGCTGGACCCTGATCCGCGAGATAGAACGGCTGATGGCCGGTCACCACGAGCTGGCGGACAAGCTCGACCAGACCCACCAGTACCTGCAGGTGGTGGAGCTGGACAGCCGCCAGTTGAGCGACGAGCTGAGCCGGGTACGGCTGCTCAGTCTCACCGATGAACTCACCGGACTCTCCAATCGGCGGGCCTTCCTGCGCCGGCTGGAGGACGAGGTGGCACGCGTGCAGCGCTATGGCTTCCCCCTCTCCCTGGCCCTGATCGACCTCGACAAGTTCAAGTCCATCAACGACCAGTACGGCCATGCGGCCGGTGACGAGGTGCTGCGCGTCTACGCCAAGAACATCCTCTCCATCTTCCGCCATCACGACCTGGTGGCCCGCTATGGCGGCGAGGAATTTGCCGTCCTGTTGCCCAACACCGACACCGAGGGCGCGACCCGGGCCCTGAACAAGGTCAAGGAGCGTTGCGCCGAGACCCGCTGGCAGCTCAACGGCTTGGCCCTGCCGGTGCCGACCTTCTCCGCCGGTCTGGCCTTCTACAAGCCGGGCGAGACCTCCAGTGCCTTCATCGAGCGCGTCGACAAGGCGCTGTATCGGGCCAAGCGGCTGGGCCGCGACCGCATCGAACTCGATCTCACCTACCAGGTCGAGGGCGAGAAACCGGAGGCCAAGGAACAGGGCGGCGACGGCAAGTAG
- the adk gene encoding adenylate kinase, producing the protein MRIILLGGPGAGKGTQANFIKEKFNIPQISTGDMLRAHVKAGTELGKRAKKIMDEGGLVSDDIIINMVKERIQEDDCKNGFLFDGFPRTIAQADALKEAGIDVDAVVEIDVPDEEIIKRMSGRRVHLPSGRTYHVIYNPPRVEGKDDVTGEDLIQRDDDQEETVRKRLEVYHQQTEPLIEYYSKWAASGEPRAPKYIKVSGVGSVEEIRDKIFSALEG; encoded by the coding sequence ATGCGAATCATCCTGTTGGGCGGTCCCGGTGCCGGCAAGGGCACCCAGGCCAATTTCATCAAGGAAAAATTCAATATCCCGCAGATCTCGACCGGCGACATGCTGCGTGCCCACGTCAAGGCCGGTACCGAACTGGGCAAGCGGGCCAAGAAGATCATGGACGAAGGAGGGCTGGTGTCCGATGACATCATCATCAATATGGTCAAGGAGCGCATCCAGGAGGACGACTGCAAGAACGGCTTCCTGTTCGACGGTTTCCCGCGCACCATCGCCCAGGCCGATGCCCTGAAGGAGGCGGGTATCGACGTCGACGCGGTGGTCGAGATCGACGTCCCGGACGAGGAGATCATCAAGCGCATGTCCGGTCGCCGGGTGCATCTGCCCTCGGGGCGCACCTACCATGTCATCTACAATCCACCCAGGGTGGAAGGCAAGGACGACGTCACCGGCGAGGACCTGATCCAGCGCGATGACGATCAGGAAGAGACGGTGCGCAAGCGCCTCGAGGTCTATCATCAGCAGACCGAGCCCCTGATCGAGTACTACAGCAAGTGGGCGGCCAGCGGCGAGCCGCGGGCGCCGAAGTACATCAAGGTCTCCGGCGTGGGTTCCGTGGAAGAGATCCGCGACAAGATATTCTCCGCTCTGGAGGGTTGA
- a CDS encoding HDOD domain-containing protein → MIAEPEQQPTLAGEIRRRIEAVYELPPMPEMARRVLELRGDPDASIADLAGIVELDPSLAAQVVRYATSPLYGYRGKINSIHDAITRVLGFDLVMNMALGLATGKSFSISADGPLGLHAFWRHAVYSAALMQALVRRMPPELRPDPGMAYLAGLLHNFGFLLLGHLFPPEFTLLNKLVAARPASPVTALEKCVLGMGQAQDLLDMGHAQMGAWLMQSWQMPEEIIVTLREHHNPDYADEHAEYVQLVILADHLLKRHEIGDAPHGELPAGSLERTGLDEALAEAVLEDLFEDVSLLDGMARQLATN, encoded by the coding sequence ATGATCGCAGAACCTGAACAGCAACCGACGCTGGCCGGCGAGATCCGCCGCCGCATCGAGGCTGTGTATGAACTGCCGCCGATGCCGGAGATGGCACGGCGGGTGCTGGAGCTGCGTGGCGACCCGGATGCCTCCATTGCCGATCTGGCCGGCATCGTCGAGCTGGATCCCAGTCTCGCCGCCCAGGTGGTGCGCTATGCGACCTCGCCCCTCTATGGCTACCGGGGCAAGATCAATTCCATCCACGATGCCATCACCCGGGTGCTCGGCTTCGACCTGGTGATGAACATGGCGTTGGGGCTGGCCACCGGCAAGTCCTTCTCCATCTCCGCGGACGGTCCGCTCGGTCTGCATGCCTTCTGGCGCCATGCCGTCTACAGCGCCGCCCTGATGCAGGCCCTGGTACGGCGCATGCCGCCCGAGTTGCGCCCCGATCCCGGCATGGCCTATCTGGCCGGCCTGCTGCACAACTTCGGCTTCCTGCTGCTGGGGCACCTGTTCCCGCCGGAGTTCACCCTGCTCAACAAGCTGGTCGCGGCCAGGCCCGCCTCGCCGGTGACGGCGCTGGAGAAATGCGTCCTTGGCATGGGGCAGGCACAGGACCTGCTCGACATGGGCCATGCCCAGATGGGCGCCTGGCTGATGCAGTCCTGGCAGATGCCGGAGGAGATCATCGTCACCCTGCGCGAGCACCACAACCCGGACTATGCCGATGAGCATGCCGAGTACGTGCAGCTGGTGATCCTCGCCGATCATCTGCTCAAGCGGCACGAGATCGGCGATGCGCCGCACGGCGAGCTGCCGGCCGGCAGCCTGGAGCGGACCGGCCTCGACGAGGCGCTGGCGGAGGCGGTACTGGAGGATCTCTTCGAGGACGTCAGCCTGCTGGACGGCATGGCGCGACAACTGGCCACCAACTGA
- a CDS encoding VWA-like domain-containing protein gives MTADVKTKLSAARTRLILDKPFLGALVLRLPLVEADPRWCKTTATDARRFYYNAQYIDGLSLEQTQFMLAHEALHCALSHFARRQHRVKQRWDLACDLAINPLLIRDGLKPPPGALYMSQFEGMTAEEVYPAIDDLDEELESLDQHLYDSDSDSRDGTGGGSGRPPPQPGGGGQPQQAREEAGAGGAPQPAPLSEAEREQLQVQWQQRLAGAAQQALQAGKLGGGMARLVDHLLAPRLPWRMLLAKYMTAVARDDYNYSRPSRREGPAILPSLRSSQIEVVVALDTSGSISPAEMAEFISELDAIKGQVRARLTLLACDARLAEDGPWEFEPWEAFKLPRDFAGGGGTRFTPVFDWVAGRDRAPDLLVYFTDAEGEFPKQAPPYPVLWLVKGKAGVPWGQRVQLN, from the coding sequence GTGACCGCTGACGTCAAGACCAAGCTCAGCGCGGCGCGCACCCGGCTGATCCTCGACAAGCCCTTCCTCGGTGCCCTGGTGCTGCGCCTGCCGCTGGTGGAGGCCGATCCACGCTGGTGCAAGACCACGGCGACCGATGCCCGCCGCTTCTACTACAACGCGCAGTACATCGACGGCCTGAGCCTGGAACAGACCCAGTTCATGTTGGCCCACGAGGCGCTGCACTGCGCCCTGTCGCATTTCGCCCGCCGCCAGCACCGGGTCAAGCAGCGCTGGGACCTGGCCTGCGACCTGGCGATCAACCCGCTGTTGATCCGCGACGGGCTCAAGCCGCCGCCCGGCGCCCTGTACATGAGCCAGTTCGAGGGCATGACCGCGGAGGAGGTGTACCCGGCGATCGACGACCTGGACGAGGAACTGGAGAGCCTCGATCAGCATCTCTATGACAGCGATTCGGACAGCCGGGACGGCACGGGCGGCGGAAGCGGCAGGCCGCCGCCGCAGCCGGGTGGCGGCGGGCAGCCGCAGCAGGCCCGGGAGGAGGCTGGGGCGGGCGGCGCCCCCCAGCCCGCCCCGCTCAGCGAGGCCGAACGCGAACAGCTGCAGGTGCAGTGGCAGCAGCGTCTGGCCGGTGCCGCCCAACAGGCGCTGCAGGCCGGCAAGCTGGGTGGCGGCATGGCGCGGCTGGTCGATCATCTGCTGGCCCCGCGGCTGCCCTGGCGCATGCTGCTGGCCAAGTACATGACGGCGGTGGCGCGCGACGACTACAACTACAGCCGGCCGTCGCGGCGCGAAGGGCCGGCCATCCTGCCCAGCCTGCGCAGTTCCCAGATCGAGGTGGTGGTGGCGCTGGACACCAGCGGTTCCATCTCGCCTGCCGAGATGGCCGAGTTCATCTCCGAACTGGATGCCATCAAGGGCCAGGTCCGGGCGCGGCTGACGCTGCTGGCCTGTGACGCGCGCCTCGCCGAGGACGGGCCCTGGGAATTCGAGCCCTGGGAGGCGTTCAAGCTGCCGCGCGATTTCGCTGGTGGCGGTGGCACGCGCTTCACGCCGGTGTTCGACTGGGTGGCAGGACGCGACCGCGCCCCTGATCTGCTGGTCTACTTCACCGATGCCGAGGGCGAGTTCCCGAAGCAGGCTCCGCCCTATCCCGTGCTCTGGCTGGTCAAGGGCAAGGCCGGGGTGCCCTGGGGGCAGCGGGTGCAACTCAACTGA
- a CDS encoding MoxR family ATPase: MRPSQLMTVLDREFLSAEEGQHTPVMVWGPPGVGKSQMIAQIAERHGVPVIDIRLSQMEPSDLRGIPFRNGDFVEWSVPAILPDAGRHGARGILFLDEITSAPPSVSAAAYQLILDRRLGEYRVPDGWAIFAAGNRQGDRGVTYTMPAPLANRFSHFELEVNLDDWVAWAYANGIDERLIAFLRFRPELLFDFDPAHNPVAFPSPRSWEFAHRALHKFHGRPQLLVDTLQACVGPAAGIELGAFVDNLDKLPDVEAILRGEPVPVPAEIDLQYAVASALVGRAIRHKESPEAMQVFGHIIDYAGRFPEREMGVMLVSDMHRAIGQALFSVPQFADWAKAVADVMLFDH, translated from the coding sequence ATGCGTCCATCACAGCTGATGACGGTCCTGGACCGGGAATTCCTGAGTGCGGAGGAGGGGCAGCACACCCCGGTGATGGTCTGGGGACCGCCAGGCGTCGGCAAATCGCAGATGATCGCCCAGATCGCCGAGCGCCACGGGGTGCCGGTGATCGACATCCGCCTGTCGCAGATGGAACCTTCGGATCTGCGCGGCATCCCTTTCCGCAACGGTGACTTCGTCGAATGGTCGGTGCCGGCCATCCTGCCCGATGCGGGACGCCACGGGGCGCGCGGCATTCTCTTTCTGGACGAGATCACCTCGGCGCCGCCGAGCGTCTCCGCCGCCGCCTATCAGCTGATCCTCGACCGTCGCCTCGGCGAGTACCGGGTACCGGATGGCTGGGCGATCTTTGCCGCCGGCAACCGCCAGGGGGACCGCGGCGTGACCTATACCATGCCGGCACCGCTGGCCAACCGTTTCTCGCACTTCGAGCTGGAGGTGAATCTCGACGACTGGGTGGCGTGGGCCTATGCCAACGGCATCGACGAGCGTCTGATCGCCTTTCTGCGCTTCCGTCCCGAGTTGCTGTTCGACTTCGATCCGGCCCACAATCCGGTGGCCTTCCCCTCGCCGCGTTCCTGGGAGTTCGCCCACCGCGCGTTGCACAAGTTCCACGGCCGCCCCCAGCTGCTGGTGGACACCCTGCAGGCCTGCGTCGGTCCGGCGGCCGGCATCGAGCTGGGCGCCTTCGTCGACAACCTGGACAAGCTGCCGGACGTGGAGGCCATCCTGCGTGGCGAGCCGGTGCCGGTGCCGGCGGAGATCGACCTGCAGTACGCCGTGGCCAGTGCCCTGGTCGGTCGGGCCATCCGCCACAAGGAGAGTCCGGAGGCGATGCAGGTGTTCGGCCACATCATCGACTACGCCGGCCGTTTCCCGGAGCGGGAGATGGGCGTGATGCTGGTCTCCGACATGCACCGCGCCATCGGCCAGGCGCTGTTCAGCGTGCCGCAGTTCGCCGACTGGGCCAAGGCGGTGGCCGACGTGATGCTGTTCGATCACTGA
- a CDS encoding response regulator translates to MGHCPRILVCEHQPALREQLTRKLSANGFWIDSTDSSREALELLEQHRYDAMTLGLVLSDQDSISFLHDLRVLGFRLPVLVTSIHNEQEQPLPQRLVEQLDVELALCEEPEPDWVRKAADQARIIFVIKSACQGARGYRPRILHVEPDAFSAGLIKAALRGSAELVQVSDLHQLEDALCDGPYDFVVLNPLLHDDHGELALHRIAGAHANLPIVLHARYGIRHDEPDLWPLAANFDGGGFGLVQALRNVVLHGLDIPHCAHA, encoded by the coding sequence ATGGGGCATTGCCCGCGCATCCTGGTCTGCGAGCACCAACCGGCACTCCGCGAACAGCTGACCCGCAAACTCTCGGCCAACGGCTTCTGGATCGACAGCACCGACTCCTCGCGCGAGGCACTGGAGCTGCTGGAGCAGCACCGCTACGATGCCATGACCCTGGGCCTGGTCCTCTCCGACCAGGACAGCATCTCCTTCCTCCACGATCTGCGGGTGCTAGGCTTCCGCCTGCCGGTGCTGGTCACCTCGATCCACAACGAGCAGGAACAACCCCTGCCGCAACGCCTCGTCGAGCAGCTCGATGTCGAGCTGGCACTGTGCGAGGAACCGGAACCTGACTGGGTGCGCAAGGCAGCCGACCAGGCACGCATCATCTTCGTCATCAAGTCGGCCTGCCAGGGGGCGCGGGGCTACCGGCCACGCATCCTGCACGTGGAGCCCGACGCCTTCAGTGCCGGGTTGATCAAGGCCGCCCTGCGCGGCAGCGCGGAACTGGTGCAGGTCAGTGATCTGCACCAGCTGGAGGACGCCCTCTGCGACGGGCCCTACGACTTCGTGGTCCTCAACCCCCTGCTGCACGACGACCATGGCGAGCTGGCGCTGCATCGCATCGCCGGCGCCCATGCCAACCTGCCCATCGTGCTCCACGCACGCTATGGCATCCGTCACGACGAGCCCGACCTCTGGCCGCTGGCCGCGAATTTCGACGGCGGTGGTTTCGGCCTGGTCCAGGCGCTGCGCAACGTGGTCCTGCACGGCCTGGACATCCCGCACTGCGCCCACGCCTGA
- a CDS encoding NUDIX hydrolase, whose product MPRPQTPLLTVDVIIEMVDRPGRPLVLIERRHPPPGWALPGGFVDVGERLEQAAVREAREETGLEVRLRLLLGCYSDPARDARGHTVSAVYIGEARGEPRAMDDARALELFDPAEVPPLAFDHALILADYRHWLRTGEVAPLRFS is encoded by the coding sequence ATGCCGCGCCCGCAGACGCCGCTGCTCACGGTGGACGTGATCATCGAGATGGTCGACCGGCCGGGCCGTCCCCTGGTGCTCATCGAGCGGCGCCATCCGCCACCCGGCTGGGCCCTGCCCGGCGGTTTCGTCGACGTCGGTGAACGCCTGGAGCAGGCGGCGGTACGCGAGGCGCGGGAGGAGACCGGTCTGGAGGTGAGGCTCAGGCTGCTGCTCGGTTGCTATTCGGATCCGGCGCGGGATGCGCGCGGCCACACGGTGAGCGCGGTGTACATCGGCGAGGCGCGGGGCGAGCCGCGGGCCATGGACGATGCCCGGGCGCTGGAGCTGTTCGATCCGGCCGAGGTGCCGCCGCTGGCCTTCGACCATGCCCTGATCCTGGCCGACTACCGGCACTGGCTGCGCACCGGGGAGGTGGCGCCGCTGCGTTTCTCCTGA